The Pungitius pungitius chromosome 13, fPunPun2.1, whole genome shotgun sequence genome includes the window AATTAGTGCATTGACACGACTGCTTCCATGCTGCTACAAGTAGGCTGCATGTAGAAAAGctacagcaaaaataaaaaataaaaaacgtcaCCCAGTGAAGGTGATGCTTCCCTCACCTTTTAACTACCTGTGAGCGTAGTGGAGCTGAAACGTGAACCGTCCGATCCGATGAACCTGCCGACCGGTCAGAGCCTTCTGGAAATCaagacaggacacacacacacactaacacacacacacacgtgccccTCCCCTCTGCGGTTTATTGAAATCTCCTCCCTGCTCTGGGCCCGGGCCTCTGGGGTAACAAGATAGATGTAAACAACCAATTATTGGATAGACCCTCATTCATATCCTTTTAACCGGTACAGACACAGAGGTTCTGGCTTTAAtaattcctctctctctctctctctctctctctgcccaacGCTTGGATGTATCCGACATCCGAAAGAACGTTACTCATCAAGCCCTCTTGTTGTGCTGGTCTCAGGTCAGCCCTACAgaatgaaagccccccccccccactccaacACGTAAGCTTTGCaacacacaccaaaacacacaTCTTGCAGTCATCAGCTCAATTAGTGCAGGTCGTGGTGGAGAGCGGGCGAGGTGAGCGGCGGGGGGAGGTTGTCAAAataagggggggtggggggcgggggggtttggCTATTAGGGGAAAGTCGATCTTCACTCATCAGCGGCCGTAATAATGACCGTTTCAGAGCCGGAGCCCTCTGATCAGACTGATCCGTGGAAACAAGTGGTTTACAAACGTCGTCACGGGCCACTCGCTGCTGgtgcactgccccccccccccccctccccccccccccccctcccccccggcaaGCCTCGTCACCCCACAACGCATCAAGGCACGTACAGAGCATCCACAATGCGTGTCCTCAAAGTATGAATCGCTTCCACTAGTCTTATCTAGTCTCTCTGGGAGAGAACGGGACGCTTTATTGTGGAATAAGCAACAACGACTGAGCGTGCAGGTGGAGACAGGAATGTGTCTTCAGGGAAGAGATGATGTTTTTCACCTTTTTCAAGTGAAAGATTTAGTGCGATTTTAGGCCATATGACCCTCAGCTCTGACATTAGTGTCGGCAGTGAGTAAAACTAGATACCTGTCATGAAGCAGAGTGGATGATCTGCGTGTTATAGACACATTCACGATCTAACAGTGCATCTTCTCGTCAGAATATCATCTATTGAGACCCCCTCTGGACCCCAATGAGGGGCTCCTGTAAGGGCCGGTACCTATTTTGGTTAAATGTGATTGTCATTGCTCGCCCCAATCTGGTTCGGGGTGAACTGATCTGGCTAACGGCACTAAGAGCTTaagtgaataataaaaaaattacTGGACATGTTAGTAACACGTGTTATAATTCTATTTTGTCAATCCCAGCTTGTAAAGATTGATTTCGAGCTGTGacatctatttatttatgtcaCCTGGAAAATAGTTTTACGACCTGGGTGTAATCGCACCATTTTTTGGGGATAGTGGGAGAGCTGCATGGGTGTTTTAAAACACGATGCATttaaatgtgcgtgtgtgtgtgtgtgtgtgtgtgtgtgtgtgtgtgtgtgtgtgtgtgtgtgtgtgtgtgtgtgcacgccgcTTGATCGATGGAGATGAGCTCTCACTTGTCTTATCGGTCTCTTTTCTGCTGTATTTACAAGCTTCCTGGATCAAAGGGTCAAATTAAACTATTTTGAGCGTGATATTTCATAAGTGATGTTACAAGAGGCTTTGTCGTATTTCTATTATCATCTCGTTTCCCGCGTGATGAGGGGGAATTAAAGACATCCATGCTCGGGTGTTGGAGCTGTGCACTGCGTTTAGCGGATAAATCGCCTCCTTGTTTTCCTCACTATCGTTTTTCAGGCGAGGCCTCGGTCCCGAGACGATCGCCATCAGTCATCTTAACGGCGGAATCCGCTCCATTTATTAAACGAAGGGGGAACAGGGATCAGGCTCCTCTTACACCACCGCGCGTCTCTGCTGATAAACTAACTGCATAATTGCCCTAATAATTCTGTTTCAACGGCCACGATCATGATTTAGGTCAtcgcagtaaaaaaataaaaaaagattttggcCCCGATCTGAAGCAAAGGTCAAACAATTAATTTAATAGTTTATACCCCTGAGATTTGTGTTCCGGGCTGTGCAGCTGATATTTATTTGCAACTTTAGGTTAGGCTCCATTTAATTTCAGTCTGCACATGACATTACGtctattaaatattaaacaataataattgaatGGAATAATTGAATggaatatattttaaacataATAAATCGACcagaataagtgtgtgtgtgtgtgtgtgtgtgtgtgtgtgtgtgtgtgtgtgtgtgtgtgtgtgtgtgtgtgtgtgtgtgtgtgtgtgtgtgtgtgtgtgtgtgtgtgtgtgtgtggagtgatGCAGACAATCGGGTCGGTAATGAAGAGGTCCCACGGCGAGGCGGTAGAAATCTAACTGGTCAATCTCTGGACCGACGGTGAATAACACCGGCTCGCGTGACGTCACCTTCATACCTGACGACACCACACCAGACGTTATGACGGCGTGTCTCACcctgctgctgtctgttttttgggccaaagctgttttttttatcatcgaAAGAAaactcatatttttttttaaataaaaaaaagattattttctGCTTTAAATCACAAATGCTTCTAAATAAGTTCAACTCTGAAGTGAATTATCTCCCTCTCGCATTGCTCTGTCCTCCCGCATCACGTCATGaagtcatcttcatcatcactctTGAAACGATTCCTCGGATCACGATCTTCTGATCTTCAACCAGGGGACCGAGAGGATCGGATAAAAGTTTTGGCTCACCcgtgctgctgccgccgccgctgctgatGTGTCCTTTTCCTTCTCCGCTGTTTGGCGGACTCTCCAAACTCCCCACAGCGCGCACACGCGCCCCGCGTCACGAACAGACCCGGCGGCACACCTTCACGTGTGTTTGCCTTCTTTATGCGCGCCTCTCCGCCGCCTGCACCGTCATTCAGATGCGCGTAATACAACCGTATCTTTTAATGAAGTGtgtacaaatattttttaaaaatgtcagatttcattaaaaacatatttgactTGCTGAAAAAGCAACAGGTGCCACCCTGATATTAAAGGGCGGGCTTTACGTGTAAAAGTTAATACATATTTTCGATAAGCTACTCTCTGATTTACAGTACATATTTGTTAAtattaaattattgttttttatatatCTGTGATGTAATGGCTGTTTATGTTTCAGGTTGGAGATATGTGGTCGATTAATGGGCGTTCTATTTAAAATCACCTGTAAACCTTTACCAACATTTTCTCACAActtcaaaatcatttaaaaaaattacctAAATGATTTGgaattaagaaaaaataattcGCCCTATCTGACACAATTAGTCTATtagttattgtatttatttatttatgtgtttttccTTGATATATCTGGTCATTTTGTGAGCTTTTCACCAAACGCCCAGCCCTCCTCGTTGTTGGCAGTTGATGGACATTTCACTTAAAGGAAATGATTAAGTGACCAACTTTACAGCTCCAGTTGTTGTGGAAGTCGTGATGGATTTGTGAGAGAGCCTCTGTGCGCTCTGGCGCCATCCTTCCCTCAGCTGCGGGACCagtgctgctctccctctgcacacacacacacacacacacacaccagctctgCAGTCCTTGGCTGCCCGAGGTGTCCGTCAAAGTGAAGgtaaagagaggaggaggaaaaaaagaaaaatccgaGCAATATTTCTATTGGTAGGCGGGCTGGTCGTGAGGGGAACAATCGTGGAGACTTTGCCAGGGAGCCACCTCAAAGCATATCGGGTTACTTTGAGTGACAGCGTAACCATGGCAAATAATTTGACTAAGGCTATTGTTTTATCCTCGCCATCCCCGGGTCAGATAACCGACCAATCAGAGTTCATATAATCGCTCGTCTTGCCAGCTTAGAATAATATTATTAAAACGAGGCAGCGAGCCCGGTCTGCGGGAGTAGGTTATGTTGAAACGGTGTAgaaaaggtggaggagggcggccgaAAGGAGACGcaactttctctctttctcaccgACTATATGAGGATTTGTCGCCCGGGGTTCTGCACGGCTAAATGGACTTGAGCGCGCTCCGCAGTACGCAGTTGGATATATCACACCTAACCCTGGGGCTGTTTTAACTTTTAGTTTGCTCTTTTTGAGGACCTTTTGTCGCCTGTGGACTTTACGCGTTTTGATTTGATGTGAGACTGAGACGGCGGGCGTGGAAGTAAGGCACGATACCATCTCGACCGATTTCCGTTGTCGCCATGTCCATGCTCCCGACGTTTGGTTTTACGCAGGAGCAAGTGGCGTGCGTTTGCGAAGTTCTCCAGCAAGGGGGGAACATCGAGCGGCTGGGGCGCTTCCTCTGGTCCCTGCCGGCGTGCGAGCACCTCCACAAAAACGAGAGCGTCCTCAAAGCGAAAGCCGTGGTCGCTTTCCACCGGGGGAACTTTCGAGAGCTCTACAAGATCCTGGAGAGCCACCAGTTCTCGCCGCACAACCACccgaagctgcagcagctgtggcTCAAAGCGCACTACATCGAGGCGGAGAAGCTGCGGGGCCGTCCGCTCGGGGCCGTGGGGAAGTACCGCGTCCGGAGAAAGTTCCCCCTGCCGCGCTCCATCTGGGACGGAGAGGAGACCAGCTACTGCTTCAAGGAGAAGAGCAGGAGCGTGCTGCGGGAGTGGTACACCCACAACCCGTACCCGTCCCCGCGGGAGAAGAGGGAGCTGGCCGAGGCCACGGGACTCACCACCACGCAAGTCAGCAACTGGTTCAAGAACCGCCGGCAGCGGGACCGGGCAGCGGAGGCGAAGGAGAGGTAGGAGCCAGGGACACAGGCTTACTACTATTTACTATTTTAAAGATCACGAGATAGACAGattgtgttatttaaaaatgggcaaaaacaacaagtttGTTGTGCGGTGTGTCATTTGCTGATTTATATTTCAACTGGAGATTTTATTCACTCCAGTTCTCGCCAATGTTTCTATTGGTGGGATCTATTTTAGAAAACATATAGTTCTGGATAGTTTCGGCTTCGATAAAGTCACTTCCCATTGCTGTTCGTGCATGTTTGGGATAATTTTTGGGCCGCGCGTAAAAAAGTTGAAAGGGTGAAAATTAAAGGATTGACGTCAGGTAAATTACAAGGTTATAAAAGTGGCATAAATGCTTTAATCACACTCATTATAACATGAAATAATTCACTTGTCAACGGGATCAGGGCGAAACCCGCTTTTAACCCTGCAGGTTCTGATAGAACAGATGAAAACATCCCAGACCGCGTTGAACAGTTGTTTCACCGGGCCCGAAGCCCCCACATCTGCCCGGCTCGCGTTACTTTGGGGCTCCTTGGTACATTACAGAGTTTGGACTTTACGCAGGCCAGCAGGCAGaggtctttttgggggggggtggtggagagagagggggggggggacgttaaGTCAGGTGTTCGTTCAGGTCGGTGTCTTCTTTCACCCTTTGGCCCACTAATTCTGGCTGAAAGCTCCGCGTAAATCATGTCTCCCccaccgagaaaaaaaaaaaaaaagcctcacttGCCCCCCATGCGAACACATACGGCCTCCGCGCCATACGCGCCGGGCCGCGCGTTTAACAATAATTACCGCTGTCGCGTATTCAGAGGCGCAGGTTCCACTCGTGCGTGTTTACCCCGCGTCAATTAGTCCGCcccaaacacagacacccaatgCAGGCTCACTGCATTGATTATTGAAACACTTTGTTGCACGTGTGCATCCAATTAATGTGTCATTAGACCATGCATTGGGTCACAAGTAATATTTAAgggtattgtacatttttaatgaataaatacctAATGTTTAACTATAGATATTGAGTTAGTATTATAGTGTTTTGCAGGCGGACTTACGTGTTGAAAAATCTCTTCCACTTGCAGCCCAATgatgtgatcttttttttttttgttggcagGGAAAACAACGAGAACTCCAACGGCAATAGTCACAACCCATTGACTTCTTCCATGAATGGAAATAAATCTCTTTTGGGGAGCTCAGACGACGATAAAAGCCCCTCCGGGACACCGGACCACACGTCCTCGAGCCCGGCTCTGCTGCTCGGCTCAAACTCCGGGCTACAGTCCCTGCACGGCCTCGGGCCCCCGCCGGGGCCCAGCGCCATCCCGGTACTCGGCGGCGTGGACTCGGTGCACCACCACCACTCGCTGCACCACGACACCATACTGAACCCTATGTCTTCGAATCTAGTGGACCTcggctcttaaaaaaaaaacgacaacgaatgggaaaagagagcaaagctatttttctcacttttgggagtgggaggggggtgggggggttgcttCCGAGGTGGCGGGAGACGAGCTTGAAGCCTTTGCGGCAGACAAACTGGAACACTACGAAGACTGCCACCGTAACAAAGCATTTAGTGCCgtatttaaactttaaagtcGTTTAAAACAAgcggtggggggcggggggcacttACCCCCAAATTAAACTCCCGCTTATTTCATCGTCCGGAAACAAGTTTTAAGGCAGAGCACTTAAggaatttaattaaaacagCTACTTGAACTATTTTCTCTTTAATCTGTTTTTAAGGGAAAcgtcattttgaaaaattaatACAGATTCTGACAGTTTTGCAGTGCAGATGCAAACTAAAGGTGAGGAGGTT containing:
- the six2a gene encoding homeobox protein SIX2a, whose amino-acid sequence is MSMLPTFGFTQEQVACVCEVLQQGGNIERLGRFLWSLPACEHLHKNESVLKAKAVVAFHRGNFRELYKILESHQFSPHNHPKLQQLWLKAHYIEAEKLRGRPLGAVGKYRVRRKFPLPRSIWDGEETSYCFKEKSRSVLREWYTHNPYPSPREKRELAEATGLTTTQVSNWFKNRRQRDRAAEAKERENNENSNGNSHNPLTSSMNGNKSLLGSSDDDKSPSGTPDHTSSSPALLLGSNSGLQSLHGLGPPPGPSAIPVLGGVDSVHHHHSLHHDTILNPMSSNLVDLGS